The following proteins come from a genomic window of Campylobacter sp. RM16189:
- the hemJ gene encoding protoporphyrinogen oxidase HemJ yields the protein MAEYYNLIKYFHYLAFISWMAVLFYQPRLYVYHAEHMDKPDFVKVVEVQEYKMYHYVGWVSIIGTFLTGILILVAIPDLLKSGYVHVKLTVVVLLAIYHLDLGRYMKLLREKRCNKSGMFFRAYNEVPTIAMVIIIWMMVYKPF from the coding sequence ATGGCGGAATACTATAATCTCATTAAGTATTTTCACTACTTGGCGTTTATATCGTGGATGGCTGTGTTGTTTTATCAACCGCGCCTATACGTATATCACGCAGAACATATGGATAAACCCGACTTCGTAAAGGTAGTCGAGGTTCAAGAGTATAAGATGTATCACTATGTAGGCTGGGTTTCTATCATCGGCACGTTTTTAACGGGAATTTTGATACTCGTGGCGATACCTGACCTGCTTAAAAGCGGATATGTACATGTAAAGCTTACCGTAGTCGTGCTGCTGGCGATATACCATCTTGATCTTGGCAGATACATGAAACTGCTTCGTGAAAAACGCTGTAACAAATCAGGCATGTTCTTTCGTGCATACAACGAGGTGCCTACTATAGCTATGGTCATCATCATCTGGATGATGGTCTATAAACCGTTTTAA
- the proB gene encoding glutamate 5-kinase produces the protein MSRKALKDIKRVVIKVGTSTLTKSNGKLNEEKIKRIVASIARLVDEGFEVTLVTSGAVGAGMGELNINERPKTLNEKQALASVGQVALIHLYQILFWAHGKTIAQLLLTRSDFSDRNRYLNARNVCSTLLAKKIIPIINENDPVVSDELKVGDNDTLSALVSGLIDADLLIILSDIDGLYDKNPNVYKDAKFVNLVEDINEDIKNMAQGEGSKFGTGGMITKIIAAQMATKIGTNLIIVNGENPENIIRAVKGEEIGTLFLRQDKKISSRKYWLGYGTSKKGTIIIDEGAAKALKSGKSLLSVGIKDVSGEFERGQIVEILNVKDVIAKGISNYSSSEIMLIKGRKSEEIEEILGHKYDDDVVHIDNLLLV, from the coding sequence ATGAGTAGAAAAGCATTAAAAGATATCAAAAGAGTTGTGATCAAAGTAGGCACATCTACTCTTACTAAATCAAACGGCAAACTAAACGAAGAGAAAATTAAACGCATAGTTGCAAGTATAGCTAGACTTGTGGACGAGGGCTTTGAAGTCACTCTTGTAACCTCTGGAGCCGTTGGTGCCGGCATGGGAGAGCTTAATATAAATGAGCGACCAAAGACATTAAATGAGAAGCAGGCTTTGGCATCGGTAGGACAGGTTGCCTTAATACATTTGTATCAAATTTTATTTTGGGCGCATGGTAAGACTATAGCGCAACTACTTCTAACCAGAAGTGATTTTAGCGATAGAAATAGATACTTAAACGCAAGAAACGTATGTAGCACACTTCTGGCTAAAAAAATAATTCCTATTATAAATGAAAATGATCCGGTAGTAAGTGACGAATTAAAGGTCGGTGATAATGACACTTTAAGCGCTCTTGTATCAGGGCTTATAGATGCTGATTTGTTAATAATTTTAAGCGATATAGATGGGCTATATGATAAAAATCCAAATGTTTATAAGGATGCTAAATTTGTCAATTTAGTTGAAGACATTAATGAAGATATTAAAAATATGGCTCAAGGCGAGGGTAGTAAATTTGGCACAGGTGGCATGATAACTAAGATAATAGCCGCTCAAATGGCTACTAAAATAGGCACGAATTTGATAATAGTAAATGGTGAAAATCCTGAAAATATAATAAGAGCCGTTAAAGGCGAGGAGATAGGAACTCTGTTTTTAAGGCAGGACAAGAAGATTAGTTCGCGTAAATATTGGCTGGGATATGGCACAAGCAAAAAAGGCACAATAATTATCGATGAGGGTGCAGCTAAAGCGCTAAAAAGCGGAAAAAGTCTATTAAGTGTTGGCATAAAAGATGTCAGCGGAGAATTTGAGCGCGGACAGATAGTTGAGATATTAAATGTAAAAGATGTTATAGCAAAGGGTATAAGTAATTACTCTTCAAGTGAAATTATGTTAATAAAGGGCAGAAAGAGCGAGGAGATAGAGGAAATTTTAGGGCATAAATATGACGATGATGTCGTGCATATTGATAATTTGCTGCTAGTTTAG
- the nhaA gene encoding Na+/H+ antiporter NhaA, with the protein MSGIKSGIKKFLQHQASSGIILMIATVLALICQNTFLSHFYNEFLRTPFSVSFGEYGLNKPLILWVNDGLMAVFFFLIGLELKREVIEGELRDPAQIGLPIIGAVGGVILPAIIFWMFTKDDSFALRGWAIPTATDIAFALGILSLLGSRVPTSLKVFLMTLAIIDDLCAIVIIALFYTSKLSLASLLISGSCLVVLFALNRLGVKSKIAFLVVGLILWVSVLKSGVHATIAGVVAAFFIPLSFKDEPNHSMLKNIEHDLHGWVAFAILPIFAFVNAGVSLKGIDIGHILSPVPLGTILGLFIGKQIGVFSFSFMAIKFGFAGLPDKATYKQLYGVAILCGVGFTMSLFVNGLAYHDSDAFAHTDKLAILLGSFISGIIGYIMLRFTTSANTNNND; encoded by the coding sequence ATGAGTGGAATTAAGAGCGGAATAAAGAAATTTCTGCAACATCAAGCCAGTTCCGGCATTATATTGATGATCGCTACAGTACTTGCGCTAATTTGTCAAAATACTTTTTTAAGTCATTTTTATAATGAATTTTTACGCACTCCTTTTAGTGTAAGTTTTGGTGAATATGGTCTAAATAAGCCGTTAATTCTTTGGGTTAATGACGGACTTATGGCGGTATTTTTCTTTCTAATCGGACTTGAGCTAAAACGCGAGGTTATAGAAGGTGAGCTAAGAGATCCTGCTCAAATAGGACTTCCTATCATAGGTGCCGTTGGAGGTGTTATATTACCGGCTATAATATTTTGGATGTTTACTAAAGATGATAGTTTTGCACTTAGAGGATGGGCTATACCTACAGCTACGGATATAGCATTCGCTCTTGGAATTTTAAGTCTGCTTGGTTCAAGAGTGCCGACCAGCCTCAAAGTATTTTTGATGACTTTAGCCATTATAGACGACCTCTGTGCTATCGTTATTATCGCTTTATTTTACACAAGTAAACTAAGTTTAGCATCCCTGCTTATATCGGGAAGCTGTCTAGTAGTGCTATTTGCACTAAATAGGCTAGGGGTTAAAAGCAAAATAGCCTTTTTGGTCGTTGGCCTAATTCTGTGGGTAAGTGTGTTAAAATCAGGTGTTCACGCAACTATAGCAGGCGTTGTGGCGGCATTTTTCATACCTCTTAGCTTTAAAGATGAACCAAACCATTCAATGCTAAAAAATATAGAGCATGATCTTCATGGCTGGGTAGCATTTGCGATCTTACCTATATTTGCATTCGTAAACGCAGGAGTTTCACTTAAAGGCATAGATATAGGACACATCTTATCGCCTGTGCCTCTTGGTACTATTCTTGGACTATTTATAGGTAAGCAAATCGGAGTATTCAGCTTTAGCTTCATGGCTATAAAATTTGGATTTGCAGGGCTACCAGATAAGGCAACTTACAAGCAGCTATACGGAGTAGCGATACTATGTGGAGTCGGTTTTACTATGAGTCTATTCGTAAACGGACTAGCATACCACGACTCTGACGCATTTGCACACACAGACAAGTTAGCTATTTTACTAGGCTCATTCATATCAGGCATTATAGGCTACATAATGCTTAGGTTCACAACTAGCGCAAATACAAACAATAATGACTAA
- a CDS encoding glutamate-5-semialdehyde dehydrogenase → MDEILKIAKDSKAASRELLTLKSEDKNEILRAVANEILAQRDEIKKANLLDIESGKKAGLTPALLDRLTLSDARIEAMAKGVIELANFTDPIGEILDGWRHKNGMQISKIRVPLGVVGIIYESRPNVTIDAAALALKSSNSVILRGSANAINSNKFLVNLFNDVGIKFKLPKFAVQLIESTDREAVNQMIKMHEFIDVLIPRGGKNLKEFIVQNATIPVIETGAGVCHIYVDESANLDSAVKIIKNAKTQRPSVCNAVECVLLHSSVVDKILLNLISELDGVEIRLQDLLFENYHGFDNVKLASDDDFGAEFLDLILSVKMVSGVNEAIEHINSHSSGHSDSILSENYENIEKFLNEIDSAVVYANASTRFSDGGEFGFGGEIGISTQKLHARGPMGVRELTTTKYIVRGAGQIR, encoded by the coding sequence GTGGATGAAATTTTAAAAATTGCTAAAGACTCAAAAGCTGCCAGTAGAGAGCTTTTAACACTTAAAAGCGAAGACAAAAATGAGATTTTGAGAGCTGTTGCAAATGAAATTTTAGCACAAAGAGATGAGATAAAAAAGGCTAATTTGCTTGATATCGAAAGCGGAAAAAAGGCCGGCTTAACCCCTGCTTTGCTTGATCGCTTGACATTAAGTGATGCCAGAATAGAGGCTATGGCTAAAGGTGTGATAGAGCTGGCTAATTTTACAGATCCTATCGGCGAGATTTTGGACGGATGGAGGCATAAAAACGGCATGCAAATTTCTAAAATCCGCGTGCCTTTGGGTGTCGTAGGTATCATTTATGAGTCTAGGCCAAATGTAACCATAGACGCAGCTGCCTTAGCTCTTAAAAGCTCAAATTCTGTCATCTTAAGAGGCTCTGCAAATGCGATAAATTCAAATAAATTTCTAGTAAATTTATTTAACGATGTTGGGATAAAATTTAAGCTTCCAAAATTTGCAGTTCAACTGATTGAATCAACGGATCGCGAAGCGGTAAATCAAATGATAAAGATGCACGAATTTATAGATGTTTTGATACCAAGAGGAGGCAAAAATCTCAAAGAATTTATCGTGCAAAATGCAACGATTCCAGTCATCGAAACCGGCGCAGGAGTGTGTCATATCTATGTGGATGAAAGTGCAAATTTAGATAGTGCCGTAAAAATAATAAAAAATGCTAAAACTCAGCGCCCAAGTGTTTGCAACGCTGTAGAATGCGTATTGCTTCATAGTAGTGTAGTAGATAAAATTTTACTAAATTTGATTAGTGAGCTGGATGGAGTGGAGATTCGTTTGCAAGATTTACTGTTTGAAAATTATCATGGATTTGATAATGTAAAACTAGCTAGCGATGACGATTTTGGAGCGGAATTTTTAGATCTTATCTTATCTGTAAAAATGGTGAGCGGAGTAAATGAGGCGATAGAACATATAAATTCACATTCAAGCGGGCATTCAGATAGTATATTAAGCGAAAATTACGAAAATATAGAGAAGTTTTTAAATGAGATAGATAGTGCAGTAGTCTATGCAAACGCATCTACTAGATTTAGTGATGGTGGGGAATTTGGCTTTGGCGGAGAGATAGGAATTTCTACTCAAAAACTGCACGCAAGAGGACCGATGGGGGTTAGAGAGCTAACTACTACAAAATATATTGTGCGAGGAGCCGGGCAAATTAGGTAG
- the proC gene encoding pyrroline-5-carboxylate reductase, with protein MKLGFIGGGNMASAMIAAITNSKICSLSEIFVYDRSKNENLKFKFGITPLDSERKIVQNSDIIVLAIKPNSYESVLNLIKKDIKNQIIVTVAPNFTIEMIAEILGSDKKIVRTMPNTPAAIGKGVTAVCFNENLNDNERLSVLKVLQSFGTTHEIEEKLIPVFTAIAGSLPAYVFMLIEALADGGVLEGMPRAKAYEIIAASVAGSADMILKTGKHPAQLKDEVCSPSGTTIEALRVLEEHGIRSALIDAVRTAARKSRA; from the coding sequence ATGAAATTAGGATTTATAGGCGGTGGCAATATGGCATCTGCGATGATAGCCGCCATTACAAACTCTAAAATTTGTAGTTTAAGTGAAATTTTTGTTTATGATAGAAGTAAAAATGAGAATTTAAAGTTTAAATTTGGCATAACTCCTCTTGATAGTGAGCGTAAAATAGTTCAAAATTCAGACATTATCGTGCTTGCTATCAAGCCAAACAGCTATGAAAGTGTGCTAAATTTGATTAAAAAAGATATCAAAAATCAAATTATCGTTACCGTTGCACCAAATTTTACTATAGAGATGATTGCTGAGATTTTAGGAAGCGATAAAAAGATAGTGCGAACTATGCCAAATACTCCCGCGGCTATAGGCAAGGGTGTAACGGCTGTTTGTTTTAATGAAAATTTAAATGATAATGAGCGTTTGAGCGTGCTTAAAGTTTTGCAAAGTTTTGGAACTACTCACGAGATAGAAGAGAAACTAATCCCGGTGTTTACCGCTATCGCAGGAAGTTTACCGGCCTATGTTTTTATGCTTATAGAAGCTCTTGCTGATGGAGGAGTGTTAGAAGGGATGCCCAGAGCTAAGGCTTATGAAATAATAGCGGCTAGCGTAGCAGGAAGTGCTGATATGATTCTTAAAACAGGCAAACACCCTGCGCAGTTAAAAGATGAGGTTTGTTCGCCATCAGGAACTACGATAGAGGCTTTAAGAGTGCTTGAAGAGCATGGAATTCGCTCTGCCTTAATTGATGCTGTTAGAACCGCAGCCAGGAAGTCTAGAGCTTAA
- a CDS encoding ABC transporter substrate-binding protein, which yields MKFFISILMIFNLAFAKDFLVKDMRGVEVKIAEPLTKIATIDDGFVEGVMTHLGVIDKVKVIGSWSMKRDYKYSFTRRSGESYTLRGWNTMKYLHPWLDELTCINSPQGNVINFENLANENPQLVILRVGDCTLRGSNKDAVEKTISTIEALGLPLVVIYAPQGAEISTMKEEMRVLGDVFNQRQKALKLFEYLDGTQKLIEERTSKLKESEKVSMLYMGLNPNVRKNGGMATAYGVNTPESFIIQNVAGAKNAFTGDGTNVILSTEQLYAIDPDVIVLPTSNGYHPASELLDSPDFEKLGELKAVQNKRVYAMPWSPMNCARRVEYPIDMLIIAKAAYPKLFSDIKVHEFVLKFYKDVYGVDEATAKALRSEQILDWTVEDDF from the coding sequence ATGAAGTTTTTCATTTCTATTTTAATGATTTTCAATCTGGCATTTGCTAAAGATTTTTTAGTAAAAGATATGCGCGGCGTAGAGGTAAAAATCGCTGAACCGCTTACGAAGATAGCGACTATCGATGATGGCTTTGTCGAAGGCGTGATGACGCATCTTGGCGTGATTGACAAGGTTAAGGTTATCGGCTCTTGGTCGATGAAAAGAGACTACAAATACTCCTTCACAAGGCGCTCAGGCGAGAGCTACACGCTTCGCGGCTGGAACACGATGAAGTATCTTCACCCTTGGCTTGATGAGCTAACCTGCATAAATTCACCGCAAGGAAACGTGATAAATTTTGAAAATTTAGCCAACGAAAATCCGCAACTCGTCATCCTTCGCGTAGGCGACTGCACGCTTAGAGGCTCAAACAAAGACGCGGTTGAAAAGACAATATCGACCATAGAGGCCCTTGGTCTTCCGCTTGTAGTGATTTATGCTCCTCAAGGGGCTGAAATTTCGACCATGAAAGAGGAGATGAGAGTTCTTGGCGACGTGTTTAATCAAAGGCAAAAGGCTCTTAAGCTATTTGAATATCTTGACGGCACTCAAAAGCTCATTGAGGAGCGAACATCCAAGCTAAAAGAGAGCGAAAAAGTAAGCATGCTTTACATGGGGCTTAATCCAAACGTGCGCAAAAACGGCGGTATGGCGACAGCTTACGGAGTAAATACGCCCGAATCTTTCATCATACAAAATGTCGCAGGTGCTAAAAACGCATTTACGGGCGATGGCACAAACGTGATCTTAAGCACTGAGCAGCTTTACGCGATAGATCCTGATGTGATCGTGCTTCCTACATCAAACGGCTATCACCCTGCAAGCGAGCTTCTAGACTCTCCTGACTTTGAAAAGCTAGGCGAGCTAAAAGCGGTGCAAAACAAGCGCGTATATGCGATGCCTTGGTCGCCGATGAACTGCGCTAGACGCGTTGAATACCCTATCGACATGCTAATCATCGCAAAAGCTGCGTATCCAAAGCTATTTAGCGATATAAAGGTTCATGAGTTCGTGCTTAAATTTTATAAGGACGTTTATGGCGTAGATGAGGCTACGGCTAAGGCGCTAAGAAGCGAGCAAATTTTAGACTGGACCGTGGAAGATGACTTCTAG
- a CDS encoding NINE protein: protein MGNNVYIAYALWLFCGWFGAHRIYLGKFISGFFMMTLFFMGSMTYWILIGWLFWLIWGIWWLFDIYLTGVYVEKNLQKDELKHELKKQDLEAQLKRLYELYEEGRISKAEFEARKEILFR from the coding sequence ATGGGAAATAACGTATATATCGCTTATGCGCTTTGGCTGTTTTGCGGCTGGTTCGGGGCGCACCGTATATATCTTGGCAAATTTATCAGCGGATTTTTTATGATGACGCTGTTTTTTATGGGCTCGATGACATATTGGATACTGATAGGTTGGTTGTTTTGGCTGATTTGGGGTATTTGGTGGCTGTTTGATATATATCTTACGGGTGTTTATGTGGAGAAAAATTTGCAAAAAGACGAGCTTAAACACGAGCTTAAAAAGCAAGATCTCGAGGCTCAGCTCAAAAGGCTTTATGAGCTTTACGAAGAGGGCAGGATAAGCAAAGCCGAATTTGAAGCTAGAAAAGAAATTTTATTTAGATAA
- a CDS encoding iron ABC transporter permease, with amino-acid sequence MTSSERAKSKFKSKYVFLIFLVAILAVCMVAALMLGDYKISVSKIISVLGLKLFDLEASGITKMDQIVVFDIRMPRILTAAIIGFALSNAGAVYQACFRNPLVEPFILGASSGAALGAAFGIIFAGFFLSITASAFMFSLLAVFLSYTLARNGGIVPVVGLILSGVIVGSIFSAGVSIIKYVSEDAQLREITFWMMGGLYYSKWDALGEILAVVAVCFAVLSALSWKLNLLSLGDNQAKSLGINPEKYKFIFIVIATLMTATCVANVGIIAWIGLIMPHVARLLIGPDNRWVLPIAGLLGAIYLLICDTLARTITIAEIPVGIITSLVGAPFLIVLLRSKAKELLK; translated from the coding sequence ATGACTTCTAGCGAGCGTGCTAAGTCAAAATTTAAATCAAAATATGTATTTTTAATATTTCTCGTCGCGATACTTGCCGTTTGCATGGTAGCAGCACTCATGCTTGGGGATTATAAAATTTCCGTCAGCAAGATAATTAGCGTGCTTGGACTTAAGCTTTTTGATTTAGAGGCTTCGGGAATAACAAAAATGGATCAGATCGTGGTTTTTGATATCAGAATGCCTCGAATTTTAACCGCAGCAATCATCGGCTTTGCCCTATCAAACGCAGGTGCCGTGTATCAAGCCTGTTTTAGAAATCCGCTTGTCGAGCCGTTTATCTTAGGAGCTAGCTCGGGAGCTGCGCTTGGAGCGGCATTTGGGATCATATTTGCGGGATTTTTCCTAAGCATAACGGCAAGCGCGTTTATGTTTTCGCTTTTGGCGGTATTTTTATCATACACATTAGCGCGAAATGGCGGCATAGTGCCTGTGGTGGGGCTTATACTTTCAGGCGTGATCGTAGGCTCGATATTTTCGGCGGGCGTTTCTATCATCAAGTATGTAAGCGAGGATGCGCAACTTCGCGAGATAACATTTTGGATGATGGGTGGGCTATACTACTCCAAATGGGACGCACTTGGCGAAATTTTAGCAGTCGTTGCGGTGTGTTTTGCGGTTTTAAGCGCGCTTTCTTGGAAGCTAAATTTGCTCTCTTTAGGGGATAATCAAGCAAAAAGCCTCGGTATAAATCCCGAGAAGTACAAATTTATCTTTATCGTCATAGCTACGCTCATGACTGCAACCTGCGTGGCAAACGTCGGCATAATCGCATGGATAGGGCTTATCATGCCGCATGTGGCAAGGCTTTTAATTGGGCCTGATAATCGCTGGGTGCTACCGATAGCGGGGCTTTTGGGCGCGATTTACCTGCTTATATGCGACACCTTAGCGCGCACGATAACGATAGCTGAAATTCCCGTTGGTATCATCACTTCGCTTGTGGGCGCGCCGTTTTTGATAGTGCTTTTAAGAAGCAAGGCAAAGGAGCTTTTAAAATGA
- a CDS encoding DUF523 domain-containing protein: MKEKILVSACLLGVNCKYNGSSNQTKELERKFNHLALNYEILSVCPEELGGLATPREVAEINGEKVFTKSGKDVTEQFLKGAKICVDLALKNGCKFAVLKSKSPSCGSKFIYDGTFSKTLKTGDGFTARALRQLGIKILDENFSLDYEINLII, encoded by the coding sequence GTGAAAGAGAAAATTTTAGTAAGTGCGTGCCTGCTTGGCGTAAACTGCAAATACAACGGCTCAAGCAACCAAACAAAAGAGCTTGAGCGCAAATTTAACCATCTTGCTTTGAACTATGAAATTTTATCCGTCTGTCCCGAAGAGCTTGGCGGGCTTGCAACTCCAAGAGAGGTAGCTGAGATAAATGGCGAAAAAGTCTTTACAAAAAGCGGCAAGGACGTAACCGAGCAGTTTTTAAAAGGGGCTAAAATTTGTGTCGATCTAGCCTTAAAAAATGGCTGTAAATTCGCCGTTTTAAAATCCAAAAGCCCAAGTTGCGGAAGCAAGTTTATATATGATGGAACATTTAGCAAAACTCTTAAAACAGGCGATGGCTTTACGGCAAGAGCTCTAAGGCAACTCGGCATAAAAATTTTAGATGAAAATTTCAGTTTAGATTATGAAATAAATTTAATCATCTAG
- the lspA gene encoding signal peptidase II, which yields MPRVLIKFFIAFFVVFIADQLVKQIFLNGFTWQGEYFSLVLAFNKGVAFSMFASLGEWLKFIQVALIAAVLAYLVWQKEILKDHTIAIGILLGAGSSNILDRFVHGGVVDYVYWHKWFSFAIFNLADVMIDVAVCIILWQSFKKPKNSAK from the coding sequence ATGCCTAGAGTTTTGATCAAATTTTTTATAGCTTTTTTTGTCGTTTTTATAGCCGATCAGCTCGTTAAGCAAATTTTCTTAAACGGCTTTACCTGGCAGGGAGAATACTTCTCTTTGGTGCTTGCGTTTAACAAAGGTGTTGCCTTTTCGATGTTTGCAAGCCTTGGAGAGTGGCTTAAATTCATCCAAGTAGCTCTTATCGCAGCAGTTTTAGCATATCTTGTCTGGCAAAAAGAGATTTTAAAAGATCACACCATAGCTATTGGAATTTTGCTTGGTGCGGGCAGCTCAAACATTCTTGATCGCTTCGTGCACGGCGGAGTTGTGGATTATGTTTATTGGCATAAGTGGTTTAGTTTTGCTATTTTTAACCTTGCAGATGTTATGATTGATGTTGCGGTTTGCATTATCTTATGGCAAAGCTTTAAAAAGCCAAAAAATAGCGCCAAATGA
- a CDS encoding site-specific integrase: MANVSRNYLTDRDIRKLEPKNKEYIKAVGAPKELYISINPSGLKSFFIRLKDKKRKKLKDFRPGIYSVEEARKDALGILNNLEQGKSLESLDHKSNKYIFGNLASEWLEQKKAIAHESYYVKIKSRLDTYILPSLSNKDAKEIKASDLKSLLTPIFNPNNPSKSRLETIYRIIGYLKDIFKTPCRDGYILLDPTQYLSEEFPTSKSFNKKNGIDTRHPALIDDDLLKEFIQDLKNNNTIELNTKRAIYLQILTGNRAGNTAEAKWEDIDLKNGIWTIQPIEMKMREVHHVFLNTYAIKVLEEQFKYSQSSIYVFPSIQAETGHISSGTINKAIKNMGQKDKYKGLATAHGFRSTFRTICTLNKADLLKHGVTEEAIEASLAHKEKNQIKEHYQRKMAKDNVRAKLMQWYGDYLNNIEDLGIW; encoded by the coding sequence ATGGCCAATGTTTCAAGGAACTATTTAACAGATCGAGATATAAGAAAACTTGAGCCAAAAAATAAGGAATATATTAAAGCCGTAGGAGCTCCAAAAGAACTATACATCTCCATTAATCCAAGTGGGCTTAAAAGTTTTTTCATCAGACTAAAAGACAAAAAGAGAAAAAAACTAAAAGATTTCAGACCGGGCATTTACAGTGTAGAAGAAGCAAGAAAAGATGCTCTAGGTATTTTGAATAACCTAGAACAAGGCAAGAGCCTAGAAAGCCTTGATCATAAAAGCAATAAGTATATTTTTGGCAATTTGGCTAGTGAGTGGCTAGAACAAAAGAAAGCAATTGCTCATGAGAGCTACTATGTAAAAATCAAAAGCCGCTTAGATACTTATATACTACCCTCACTATCAAACAAGGATGCAAAAGAAATTAAGGCATCAGATTTAAAATCTTTATTAACACCTATCTTTAACCCTAATAATCCAAGCAAATCGAGGCTTGAGACAATCTATAGAATAATAGGGTATTTGAAAGATATTTTTAAAACACCTTGTAGAGATGGGTATATTTTACTTGATCCAACACAGTATTTAAGTGAAGAATTTCCAACATCTAAATCTTTTAATAAAAAGAACGGCATTGATACAAGACACCCTGCCCTGATAGATGATGATTTGTTAAAAGAGTTTATTCAAGATTTAAAAAACAATAACACTATTGAACTCAACACAAAGCGAGCTATCTATTTACAAATACTTACAGGCAATAGAGCCGGAAATACAGCAGAGGCAAAATGGGAAGACATTGACCTAAAAAATGGTATTTGGACTATACAGCCTATTGAAATGAAAATGAGAGAAGTCCACCATGTATTTTTAAACACCTATGCTATTAAAGTCCTAGAAGAGCAATTTAAATACAGCCAAAGCAGTATCTATGTTTTTCCTAGCATACAAGCAGAAACAGGCCATATTTCAAGCGGAACTATAAATAAAGCCATAAAAAATATGGGGCAAAAAGACAAATACAAAGGGCTAGCAACCGCACATGGGTTTAGATCAACTTTTAGGACTATTTGCACGTTGAATAAAGCGGATTTGCTAAAACATGGTGTAACAGAGGAAGCAATAGAGGCCAGCTTAGCGCACAAAGAAAAAAATCAAATAAAAGAACACTATCAGCGCAAGATGGCAAAAGACAATGTAAGAGCCAAGCTGATGCAATGGTATGGTGATTACCTTAACAATATAGAAGATCTAGGGATATGGTAA
- a CDS encoding ABC transporter ATP-binding protein: MSFSNMLEAKNLSFSYGDFALKNINLSVKRGTICGLLGANGSGKSTFFNCCMNFLELKEGEILINSEVSNRKDSSWLAKNIAYVAQNLELNFPFYAKDIVLMGRSPHIKSIFGPSKKDKQIVREAMEFIGISELADKRMSELSGGQRQLVFIARALAQETPLMLLDEPTSALDFKNQILLWKILQKIASEGKTIMICTHEPNHILWFCDEVVAFDKGEVVATGKVKDIINNEFLKRIYGDTCKFKSLKERDIIFPNL, translated from the coding sequence ATGAGTTTTTCAAATATGCTTGAGGCCAAAAATTTATCGTTTAGTTATGGGGATTTTGCGCTTAAAAACATAAATTTAAGCGTTAAAAGAGGCACTATCTGCGGACTGCTTGGAGCAAACGGAAGCGGTAAGAGCACATTTTTTAACTGCTGCATGAATTTTTTAGAGCTTAAAGAGGGGGAGATCCTCATAAATTCGGAGGTTTCAAACCGCAAGGACTCATCTTGGCTGGCTAAAAATATCGCTTACGTAGCTCAAAATTTGGAGCTAAATTTCCCATTTTACGCAAAAGATATCGTGCTCATGGGGCGCTCTCCTCACATAAAAAGCATATTTGGTCCAAGCAAAAAGGATAAACAGATAGTGCGCGAGGCTATGGAATTTATCGGTATATCAGAGCTTGCCGATAAGCGCATGAGCGAACTTAGCGGCGGGCAGCGCCAGCTTGTATTTATCGCGCGTGCTTTGGCGCAAGAGACACCTTTGATGCTACTTGATGAGCCCACATCTGCACTTGATTTTAAAAACCAAATTTTGCTTTGGAAAATTCTGCAAAAGATCGCAAGCGAGGGCAAAACGATCATGATATGCACGCATGAGCCAAACCATATATTATGGTTTTGCGATGAGGTCGTGGCGTTCGACAAAGGCGAAGTAGTCGCCACAGGCAAGGTAAAAGATATCATAAACAATGAGTTTTTAAAGCGAATTTACGGCGATACTTGCAAATTTAAAAGCCTCAAAGAGCGCGATATAATATTTCCGAATTTATGA